In the genome of Bradyrhizobium sp. CIAT3101, one region contains:
- a CDS encoding ABC transporter substrate-binding protein — MPYSGPLSASSVIGKVQAAYFRMINDHGGVNGRKITLMSYDDAATPSKTVEQVRRLIESDGVLFTFETLGNASNIAVQKYLNDRNIPQLFVAGRSTRFEDPINFPWTMGFAPNLRTEIRVYARFILDNYPNARIGLLYQNDETGRDYLTGLKDALGARASELIVCDASYDVSDPTVDSQVVRLKAAGVDVLINMAASKFAAQVIRKMAELDWKPAHLLGVGSSSIDAVLSPAGIENAKGIISASSFKEAADPTWREDEGMKRWSTFMDGYYPGGDRKSIFTVYGYSAAELLVQVLKQCEDNLSRENVMAQATSLRNVKLDLLLPGLSVNTSPADYRVVKEFRMMRFTGERWEAFGPIVSD, encoded by the coding sequence ATGCCCTATAGCGGTCCGCTCTCCGCATCTTCCGTGATCGGCAAGGTGCAGGCAGCCTATTTCCGCATGATCAATGATCATGGCGGCGTCAATGGACGCAAGATCACGTTGATGTCCTACGACGATGCGGCGACGCCGTCCAAGACCGTCGAGCAGGTCCGTAGGCTCATCGAGAGCGACGGAGTGCTGTTCACGTTCGAGACGCTCGGAAATGCCTCGAACATTGCGGTTCAAAAATATCTCAATGACCGCAATATCCCTCAGCTTTTCGTGGCCGGGCGGTCGACGCGTTTCGAGGATCCGATCAATTTTCCCTGGACGATGGGATTTGCTCCCAATCTGCGCACGGAGATTCGCGTCTACGCACGCTTCATCCTGGACAATTATCCGAATGCCAGAATTGGCCTGCTCTATCAGAACGATGAGACCGGCAGGGATTATCTGACCGGATTAAAAGACGCACTCGGCGCGAGGGCAAGCGAACTCATCGTCTGCGACGCTTCATACGATGTATCGGACCCGACCGTCGATTCGCAGGTCGTGCGCCTTAAGGCGGCCGGTGTCGACGTCCTCATCAACATGGCTGCCTCGAAATTCGCCGCCCAAGTCATCAGAAAGATGGCGGAGCTCGATTGGAAGCCCGCTCACCTCCTTGGCGTGGGCTCGTCCTCGATCGACGCGGTCCTGAGCCCGGCGGGCATCGAGAATGCAAAGGGCATCATCTCGGCGAGCTCATTCAAGGAGGCCGCTGACCCGACCTGGCGTGAGGACGAAGGCATGAAGCGATGGAGCACCTTCATGGACGGCTATTATCCGGGAGGCGATCGGAAGAGCATCTTCACGGTCTACGGCTATAGCGCCGCCGAGCTGCTGGTGCAGGTCCTGAAGCAATGCGAGGACAATCTCTCGCGCGAGAATGTCATGGCGCAAGCGACGAGCCTGAGAAACGTGAAACTCGATCTGCTGCTCCCAGGGCTCTCCGTCAACACCAGCCCGGCCGACTATCGTGTGGTCAAGGAGTTCCGAATGATGCGTTTCACCGGCGAGCGATGGGAGGCGTTCGGACCGATTGTCAGTGATTGA
- a CDS encoding DUF2306 domain-containing protein yields MTNNRGKGPRRMHSKYIPRLGRGIIAALAAIVTAHSLRYYATLGGVWFGIDPNIKAVILQAPLQALTHMLIAPVALLLGPLQFVPRLRARHPTLHRYSGRVYVLACVLAGAGALATTPFASGGEVAGLGFGILAVLWIGTTVAAWVSAVRARFEWHRILMRFSYAMTFGAVVLRLQIPIGYALGYSSYSSMSPILSFTSWLPNVLIVALYSTLEARRHPPRSASASRPASRPS; encoded by the coding sequence TTGACCAACAATCGCGGCAAGGGTCCGAGACGGATGCACAGCAAATACATCCCCCGATTGGGGCGGGGCATCATCGCCGCGCTTGCCGCGATCGTAACCGCGCATTCCCTGCGATACTACGCCACGCTGGGAGGCGTCTGGTTCGGCATCGATCCGAATATCAAGGCCGTCATACTGCAAGCGCCTCTGCAGGCGCTGACGCACATGCTGATCGCCCCCGTCGCTTTGCTCCTGGGACCGCTCCAATTCGTTCCGAGGCTGCGGGCGCGCCATCCGACGCTGCATCGCTATTCCGGCCGGGTTTACGTCCTGGCGTGCGTTCTGGCTGGAGCGGGAGCATTGGCTACGACACCATTTGCTTCGGGTGGCGAGGTGGCCGGCCTGGGTTTCGGGATTCTCGCGGTCCTGTGGATCGGCACCACTGTGGCTGCCTGGGTCTCGGCCGTGCGCGCAAGGTTTGAGTGGCATCGGATACTGATGCGATTCAGCTACGCGATGACCTTCGGAGCCGTTGTCCTTCGCCTACAGATTCCGATCGGCTACGCCTTGGGCTATAGCAGCTATTCCAGCATGTCTCCGATCCTGTCGTTTACGTCGTGGCTACCCAACGTCTTGATCGTTGCCCTGTATTCGACGTTGGAAGCACGGCGGCACCCGCCAAGAAGCGCAAGCGCGTCGCGCCCGGCGAGCCGTCCGAGCTAA
- a CDS encoding acid phosphatase — protein sequence MLAKSAVFLCASSVVIGAFGPALAAGNGPGPQKNAADDLTLIDTVVVIYAENRSFDNLYGSFPGANGVAKAPAWTRTQRDRDGKPFRELPPIWDGLTAKGVTPPVTQAQTEHLPNRPYYLDDPKGFNLSYGTVTHDLWHRFYQNQMQINGGRNDRFVAHADSGALVMSLWDGSKMAMWKVAQKYVLADNFFMGAFGGSFLNHQWLVCACIPTYPKADTSPAKPSISVVEPDGVTLKEAANSPKSAMDGIPKYVSDGNLTPDFYAVNTMQPPYQPSGNEPAKDGDKAYADPMKPTTLPPQTEPTIGDMLSLKRVSWAWYGGAWQDVLDHGNKSPVPFFQYHHQALNYYASFAPGTAARAEHLRDGGLAGTEFIKAIDDGKLPQVTFYKPQGDLNEHSGYADIQAGDAHIADVVAHLEKSPQWPHMLVVVTYDENGGLWDHVPPPKGDRWGPGSRIPAIIISPYARRGYVDHTPMDTTSILRFITRRFELPTLHGITVRDTAIAARKQTPLGDLTSALVLKEK from the coding sequence ATGCTGGCGAAATCAGCGGTTTTCCTTTGTGCGTCGAGTGTCGTCATCGGTGCGTTCGGTCCGGCGCTGGCAGCGGGTAACGGACCGGGCCCCCAGAAGAATGCCGCCGACGATCTGACCTTGATCGACACGGTGGTGGTGATTTACGCCGAGAACCGCAGCTTCGACAATCTCTATGGCAGTTTCCCGGGCGCGAACGGCGTGGCGAAGGCGCCCGCCTGGACGCGGACGCAGCGCGATCGTGATGGCAAACCGTTCCGTGAATTGCCGCCGATCTGGGACGGCCTGACCGCAAAGGGCGTGACGCCACCGGTCACCCAGGCCCAGACCGAACATCTGCCCAATCGTCCCTACTATCTGGACGATCCGAAGGGCTTCAATCTCAGCTACGGCACCGTTACGCACGACCTCTGGCACCGCTTCTATCAGAACCAGATGCAGATCAATGGCGGACGCAACGACAGATTTGTCGCTCATGCCGACTCGGGCGCGCTCGTGATGAGTCTCTGGGACGGATCGAAGATGGCGATGTGGAAGGTTGCCCAGAAATATGTGCTGGCCGACAATTTCTTCATGGGCGCGTTCGGCGGCTCCTTCCTCAACCACCAATGGCTGGTCTGCGCCTGCATCCCGACCTATCCCAAGGCCGACACCAGTCCCGCCAAGCCGTCGATCTCCGTGGTCGAGCCCGATGGAGTCACGTTGAAGGAAGCCGCCAACTCGCCGAAATCGGCGATGGACGGCATTCCGAAATATGTCAGCGACGGCAATCTCACACCCGACTTCTACGCCGTGAACACCATGCAGCCACCCTATCAGCCGAGCGGCAACGAACCGGCGAAGGATGGCGACAAGGCTTATGCGGATCCCATGAAGCCGACGACGCTGCCGCCGCAGACCGAGCCGACGATCGGGGACATGCTTAGCCTCAAGCGTGTCAGCTGGGCCTGGTATGGCGGCGCTTGGCAGGACGTGCTGGATCACGGCAACAAGTCGCCGGTCCCGTTCTTTCAGTATCACCATCAGGCCTTGAACTATTATGCCAGCTTCGCCCCCGGTACTGCGGCGCGTGCCGAGCATCTGCGCGACGGCGGCCTGGCGGGCACCGAATTCATCAAGGCGATCGACGACGGCAAGCTGCCGCAGGTCACTTTCTACAAGCCGCAGGGCGATCTCAATGAGCATTCGGGCTATGCCGATATCCAGGCCGGCGACGCCCATATCGCCGACGTGGTCGCGCATCTCGAGAAGAGCCCGCAATGGCCGCATATGCTGGTCGTCGTGACCTATGACGAGAATGGCGGCCTGTGGGATCACGTACCGCCGCCGAAGGGCGACCGCTGGGGTCCGGGCTCCCGCATTCCCGCCATCATCATTTCTCCCTATGCGCGCCGCGGCTATGTCGACCACACGCCGATGGACACGACCTCGATCCTGCGCTTCATCACGCGCCGCTTCGAGTTGCCGACCCTGCACGGCATCACCGTGCGTGACACCGCGATCGCCGCTCGCAAGCAGACGCCGCTCGGCGACCTGACCAGTGCGCTCGTGCTCAAGGAGAAGTGA
- a CDS encoding FtsX-like permease family protein, producing MNDLVLIRKNLFRRKLRAILMMVSILIAFAIFGVLASFERAFNAGQDRATPDRLVVLNKINFTQPLPISYYNRVAAIDGVAQITHFSWFGGYYQEPRNFIAAFAVDPQNWMKLRDSDFVFSPEARAAFIRERTGVLVGARMMEKWGWKVGDHIPISSSVWSQKNGSHAWDFIIVGSFTARIPQADTNVMLMGYDYFNETRSFGKDLINWLALRTTSVAANERVTNAIDGMFANSPYETTTDSEKAFNKAFAAQLGNIALIVELVVGAAFVTILMIVGNTMVMTVRERTREIGVLKTLGFSGGRILRMVLGESILLALLGGLPGLGVALLLITRVRDSLMSFVPTLSLYPDIAAAAVGLMVVFGIITGLVPALNAMRLNIVTALGRS from the coding sequence GTGAACGACCTGGTCCTGATCCGCAAGAATCTGTTCCGCCGGAAATTGCGGGCCATCCTGATGATGGTCTCGATCCTGATCGCCTTTGCGATCTTCGGTGTGCTGGCGAGCTTCGAGCGCGCCTTCAACGCTGGACAGGACCGCGCCACGCCCGACCGGCTGGTGGTCCTCAACAAGATCAACTTCACCCAGCCCTTGCCGATTTCCTATTACAATCGGGTCGCCGCCATCGACGGCGTCGCCCAGATCACCCACTTCAGCTGGTTCGGGGGCTATTACCAGGAGCCAAGGAACTTTATCGCGGCCTTTGCGGTCGACCCGCAGAACTGGATGAAGCTTCGCGACAGCGACTTCGTGTTTTCTCCCGAGGCGCGCGCGGCCTTCATCCGCGAGCGCACCGGCGTTCTGGTCGGGGCGCGCATGATGGAGAAGTGGGGCTGGAAGGTCGGTGATCATATTCCGATCTCGAGCAGCGTCTGGTCCCAGAAGAACGGCTCGCACGCCTGGGACTTCATCATCGTCGGCAGCTTCACCGCCCGCATTCCGCAGGCCGACACCAACGTCATGCTGATGGGCTACGACTATTTCAACGAGACCCGCTCGTTCGGCAAGGACCTGATCAACTGGCTGGCGCTGCGCACCACGTCTGTGGCCGCGAACGAGCGCGTGACCAATGCCATCGACGGGATGTTTGCCAACTCTCCCTATGAGACGACGACCGACAGCGAAAAGGCCTTCAACAAGGCATTCGCCGCCCAGCTCGGCAACATCGCGCTGATCGTCGAGCTCGTGGTCGGGGCGGCCTTCGTGACGATCCTGATGATCGTCGGCAACACCATGGTGATGACGGTGCGCGAGCGCACGCGCGAGATCGGCGTGCTGAAGACGCTGGGCTTTTCCGGTGGTCGCATCCTGCGCATGGTGCTCGGCGAATCGATCCTGCTGGCGCTGCTCGGCGGGCTGCCCGGATTAGGCGTCGCGCTTCTTCTGATCACGCGAGTGCGGGACAGCCTGATGAGCTTCGTTCCGACGTTGTCGCTATACCCCGATATCGCCGCGGCGGCAGTCGGGCTGATGGTCGTATTCGGTATCATCACAGGCCTGGTGCCGGCGCTCAACGCCATGCGCCTCAACATCGTCACCGCGCTGGGACGGAGCTGA
- a CDS encoding bifunctional allantoicase/(S)-ureidoglycine aminohydrolase: MSSRTYHVPQGGLPPQTDLLSGRAVFTTAYAVIPNSVQRDIVVSHLPHWDNTRVWVLARPLSGFAETFSHYLMDIAPNGGSETPEPDKDAEGALFVAGGQVTLKLAGKDRELKAGGFAYVPPGCGWSLRNRGSGAAQLHWIRKLYQRVPGLAEPEPIVTNEDSIAPVPMPDTEGRWATTRFIDPSDMRHDMHINIVTFEPGATIPFTETHVMEHGLYVLEGKAVYRLNRDWVEVEAGDYMWLRAFCPQACYAGGPGRFRYLLYKDVNRHMNLRQGAPLI, encoded by the coding sequence ATGTCATCGCGAACCTATCATGTCCCGCAGGGCGGTCTGCCGCCGCAGACGGATCTTCTCAGCGGCCGTGCGGTCTTTACGACCGCCTACGCCGTCATTCCCAACAGCGTGCAGCGCGATATCGTCGTCAGTCATCTGCCGCACTGGGACAACACCCGTGTCTGGGTTTTGGCACGGCCGCTCTCGGGCTTCGCCGAAACGTTCTCGCATTACCTGATGGACATCGCACCGAATGGCGGTAGCGAAACTCCCGAGCCCGACAAGGACGCCGAGGGGGCGCTGTTCGTCGCGGGCGGGCAAGTCACGCTCAAGCTGGCAGGCAAGGACAGAGAGCTGAAAGCCGGCGGCTTCGCCTATGTGCCGCCCGGGTGCGGATGGAGCCTGCGCAATCGCGGCTCAGGCGCGGCCCAGCTGCACTGGATCCGCAAGCTTTATCAGCGCGTGCCGGGATTGGCCGAACCCGAGCCGATCGTGACCAATGAAGACTCGATCGCGCCGGTGCCGATGCCTGATACGGAGGGGCGGTGGGCCACCACGCGCTTCATCGATCCCTCGGACATGCGCCATGACATGCACATCAACATCGTGACATTCGAGCCGGGGGCAACCATCCCCTTTACCGAGACGCATGTCATGGAGCACGGGCTTTATGTGCTCGAGGGCAAGGCGGTCTACCGCCTCAATCGCGATTGGGTGGAGGTCGAGGCCGGCGACTATATGTGGCTGCGCGCGTTCTGCCCGCAGGCCTGCTACGCAGGCGGCCCCGGCCGGTTCCGCTATCTGCTCTACAAGGACGTCAACCGCCACATGAATCTGCGGCAGGGTGCGCCGCTGATTTAG
- a CDS encoding lysozyme inhibitor LprI family protein yields the protein MAAALYVAAFPASAQQGAELDACIAKADGASSKMLDCGKAEIDKWDPRLNAAYQTLLHKSEGKQRAQLQQEQRTWLKHHLSETRRLAVSPNNGSVAFLESQSFELDDLVERTLALEKRVNEKP from the coding sequence TTGGCAGCCGCCCTCTATGTCGCCGCATTTCCTGCAAGCGCGCAGCAGGGCGCGGAGCTCGACGCTTGCATAGCCAAGGCCGACGGCGCTTCCTCGAAAATGCTGGATTGCGGCAAGGCCGAAATCGATAAGTGGGACCCGAGGCTGAATGCCGCCTATCAGACGCTTCTGCACAAGTCCGAGGGCAAGCAGCGAGCGCAATTGCAACAAGAGCAGAGGACCTGGCTCAAACATCATTTGAGCGAGACCCGCCGTCTGGCTGTCAGCCCCAACAATGGGTCCGTCGCATTCCTCGAATCGCAGTCTTTTGAATTGGATGACTTGGTCGAGCGAACGTTGGCGCTCGAAAAGCGCGTCAACGAGAAGCCTTGA
- a CDS encoding LysR substrate-binding domain-containing protein produces the protein MDLRQVRYFIAVAEERSFTLAARRLNLSQPPLSQHIQALEAELGTPLLYRTSRKVELTQAGEAMLSRGRAILQQVKSAEDEVRSIGAGLVGTLDLGATGSILRGRLAELLAAYREVAPLVRMTVHEQAPARQIAALLNRTTNISLIRGVPTERDLTSKLAWREEVVLAVPRTHPLAKRKRVALGDLASEDHVVLDPDSSDFARYIQTCCVDAGFLPKVSQQVVDAQSIPSLIAAGFGVALVPQSIARFTTADIAFRPIRPSPPAADVFLVYRADETSMVVHNFIKLALRYLSQRKRLG, from the coding sequence ATGGATCTTCGCCAGGTCAGGTACTTCATTGCGGTGGCCGAAGAGCGCAGCTTCACCCTCGCTGCCCGGCGGCTGAACCTCTCGCAGCCGCCGCTGAGCCAGCACATCCAGGCGCTCGAGGCCGAGCTCGGCACCCCCTTGCTCTACAGGACGAGCCGCAAGGTCGAGCTGACCCAGGCCGGTGAAGCAATGCTGTCGCGCGGGCGCGCGATCCTGCAACAGGTCAAGTCGGCGGAAGACGAGGTACGCTCGATCGGCGCCGGCCTGGTCGGAACGCTGGATCTCGGCGCAACCGGCTCCATCCTGCGCGGCCGACTTGCCGAGCTGCTCGCGGCCTACCGTGAGGTCGCGCCATTGGTGAGGATGACGGTGCATGAGCAGGCACCGGCGCGACAGATCGCGGCCCTGCTCAACCGGACCACCAATATCTCGCTCATTCGCGGCGTTCCCACGGAGCGCGACCTGACCAGCAAGCTGGCGTGGCGCGAAGAGGTCGTTCTCGCCGTGCCTCGCACCCACCCCTTGGCGAAGCGCAAGCGCGTCGCGCTCGGCGATCTGGCGTCGGAGGATCACGTCGTCCTCGATCCCGACAGCTCCGACTTCGCGCGCTATATTCAGACTTGCTGTGTCGATGCCGGCTTCCTGCCAAAAGTGTCGCAGCAGGTCGTCGACGCGCAGTCGATCCCGAGCCTCATTGCGGCAGGCTTCGGCGTCGCGCTGGTGCCGCAGTCGATCGCGCGTTTCACGACCGCCGATATCGCGTTTCGCCCCATCCGCCCCTCACCGCCCGCGGCCGACGTATTTCTCGTTTACCGAGCGGACGAGACCTCGATGGTGGTGCACAATTTCATCAAGCTCGCGCTGAGGTATTTGAGTCAGAGGAAAAGGCTGGGGTAG
- a CDS encoding ABC transporter ATP-binding protein: MLSPTDPMIGIVDLSKRFTKGKETITIFDGLNLAIPRGDFVAVMGPSGSGKTTLLNLLGGIDRSDAGGIEVAGERLDRLSESELSRWRASHIGFIFQFYNLMPMLTAAQNVELPLLLTRLGRKERRQRVETALGVVGLADRVKHYPKEMSGGQQQRVAIARAIVSDPALLLCDEPTGDLDRATADEVLSILQVLNRDLGKTIVMVTHDPAAAQYAKRSLHLDKGHFIEKELAA, encoded by the coding sequence ATGTTATCGCCAACCGATCCGATGATTGGCATCGTCGATTTGTCCAAGCGGTTCACCAAGGGGAAGGAGACGATCACCATCTTCGATGGTCTCAACCTTGCCATTCCACGCGGGGATTTCGTCGCCGTGATGGGACCGTCGGGGTCCGGCAAGACCACCCTGCTCAATCTGCTCGGTGGCATTGATCGGTCCGACGCAGGCGGGATCGAAGTCGCCGGTGAACGCCTTGACCGCCTGTCCGAGAGCGAACTTTCGCGCTGGCGGGCATCGCATATCGGCTTCATCTTCCAGTTCTACAATCTGATGCCGATGCTGACCGCGGCGCAGAATGTCGAATTGCCGCTGCTGCTGACGCGGCTCGGCCGCAAGGAACGGCGCCAGCGGGTCGAGACCGCGCTCGGCGTGGTCGGGCTCGCCGATCGGGTCAAGCACTATCCCAAGGAAATGTCGGGTGGGCAGCAGCAGCGCGTCGCCATCGCGCGCGCCATCGTCTCCGATCCGGCGCTGCTGCTGTGCGATGAGCCGACCGGAGATCTCGATCGCGCCACCGCCGACGAGGTCCTGTCGATCCTGCAAGTGCTCAACCGCGATCTCGGCAAGACCATCGTGATGGTGACCCACGACCCGGCGGCGGCGCAATACGCCAAGCGATCGCTGCATCTCGACAAGGGCCACTTCATCGAGAAGGAACTCGCGGCGTGA
- a CDS encoding C4-dicarboxylate transporter DctA produces MPNIFKSLFFQVVVALALGIALGMAYPDTALQMKPLGDGFIKLIKMLVPVIVFCVVVQGISAAGDLSKVGRVGIRALLYFEIVTTIALVFGIALAYYFQPGAGMNIDPSTLDAKALSGFSQTAAQVAGGGVSEFLMKLIPSTIVGAFSSGDVLQVLIVSIMFGCAVSLCGERARPVVDFIERVNEIIFKMMNFVVRLAPIGVFGAIAFTVGKYGIGSLKQLGGLVGLFYLAVVLFVVIVLGTIMRLSGFSLFKLLGYLREELMIVLGTAAGDSVLPQTMRKLEQLGIKRSTVGLVIPTGYSFNLDAFSIYLTLAAVFIAQATNTPLALGDLLAILGVALLTSKGAHGVPGSAIVVLAATLSAIPAIPAIGLVLILSVDWFIGIARALGNYVGNCVATVVVAAWEGDLDRAKAHRILNGEIVPQGETSQAEPDGADAPVAGLQPL; encoded by the coding sequence ATGCCCAACATCTTCAAGTCACTCTTCTTCCAGGTTGTCGTCGCACTCGCGCTCGGCATTGCGCTCGGCATGGCCTATCCTGATACGGCCCTGCAGATGAAGCCGCTCGGCGACGGCTTCATCAAGCTGATCAAGATGCTGGTGCCCGTCATCGTGTTCTGCGTTGTGGTGCAGGGAATTTCCGCGGCCGGAGACCTTTCGAAGGTCGGCAGGGTCGGCATCCGCGCGCTGCTCTATTTCGAGATCGTCACCACAATCGCCTTGGTGTTCGGCATTGCGCTTGCCTATTACTTCCAGCCCGGCGCCGGAATGAACATCGATCCATCGACGCTCGATGCCAAAGCGCTCAGCGGATTCAGCCAGACCGCGGCCCAGGTTGCCGGCGGCGGCGTCTCCGAATTCCTGATGAAGCTGATCCCCTCCACGATCGTCGGCGCGTTCAGCTCCGGCGATGTCCTGCAAGTCCTGATCGTTTCGATCATGTTCGGTTGCGCAGTGTCATTATGCGGCGAGCGCGCACGGCCGGTCGTCGATTTCATCGAGCGCGTGAACGAGATCATCTTCAAGATGATGAACTTCGTCGTCCGGCTTGCCCCGATCGGCGTGTTCGGAGCGATTGCCTTCACCGTCGGCAAGTACGGCATCGGTTCGCTCAAGCAGCTCGGTGGCCTCGTCGGCTTGTTCTATCTGGCCGTGGTCCTCTTCGTGGTGATCGTCCTCGGAACGATCATGCGGCTGTCCGGCTTCAGCCTGTTCAAGCTGCTCGGCTATCTGCGCGAGGAGCTGATGATCGTGCTCGGCACGGCCGCCGGCGACAGCGTGCTGCCGCAGACCATGCGCAAGCTCGAGCAGCTCGGAATCAAGCGGTCGACCGTCGGCCTCGTCATCCCGACCGGCTATTCGTTCAACCTGGACGCGTTCTCGATCTACCTGACCCTGGCGGCGGTCTTCATTGCGCAGGCGACCAACACGCCGCTCGCCCTGGGCGACCTTCTGGCGATCCTCGGCGTCGCATTGCTCACCTCCAAGGGTGCCCATGGCGTCCCAGGCTCGGCCATCGTCGTCCTCGCCGCGACGCTGTCGGCGATTCCGGCCATTCCGGCAATCGGACTGGTGCTGATCTTGTCGGTGGACTGGTTTATCGGTATCGCTCGCGCGCTCGGCAATTATGTCGGAAACTGCGTCGCGACGGTCGTTGTCGCCGCATGGGAAGGCGATCTCGATCGCGCCAAGGCGCATCGCATCCTGAACGGCGAGATCGTTCCCCAGGGCGAGACATCGCAGGCCGAGCCTGATGGTGCGGATGCTCCCGTCGCGGGTCTGCAACCGCTTTGA
- a CDS encoding efflux RND transporter periplasmic adaptor subunit, translating to MLVLGGGTVLWLGGLSPSAQAPAAEVPSTQVAQQERPAQSVAPGAGGLIASGYVVARRKATVAAEVTGKVVELLVDEGMVVEAGQVLARLDDVLADKDYALAQARAEASEAAMAAIAADLADAERILNRTQTLSGKNYATEADLTKSQARAGVLRAQLRQAEAQLAAARLEAQRFGEVLGKHRIRAPFAGIVVDRSAQPGEMISPLSAGGGFTRTGICTIVDMDSIEIEVDVNEASIGRLHAGTRVEAVLDAYPDWRIPGAVIAIVPTANREKATVKVRVGMDVKDRRVLPDMAIKVTFVEDGAPATARSDPP from the coding sequence GTGCTTGTGCTGGGAGGCGGCACGGTGCTTTGGCTCGGCGGTTTGTCGCCGTCCGCGCAGGCGCCGGCTGCCGAGGTCCCATCCACCCAGGTCGCACAACAGGAGCGTCCGGCCCAATCGGTCGCGCCCGGTGCGGGCGGCCTGATCGCGTCCGGCTACGTGGTGGCACGCCGCAAGGCCACGGTCGCGGCCGAGGTCACGGGCAAGGTCGTCGAACTCCTGGTCGACGAGGGCATGGTGGTGGAGGCCGGCCAGGTTCTCGCTAGGCTCGACGATGTCCTGGCGGACAAGGACTACGCGCTGGCGCAGGCGCGCGCCGAGGCCTCCGAAGCGGCCATGGCCGCGATTGCCGCCGATCTGGCCGACGCCGAGCGAATCCTCAATCGAACCCAGACGCTGTCGGGAAAGAATTATGCCACCGAAGCCGACCTGACCAAGTCGCAGGCTCGAGCCGGCGTGCTGCGGGCCCAGCTCCGCCAGGCGGAGGCCCAGCTTGCGGCGGCCCGGCTCGAGGCCCAGCGCTTTGGCGAGGTGCTCGGCAAGCACCGGATCCGCGCTCCGTTCGCCGGTATCGTGGTCGACCGCAGCGCGCAACCCGGCGAGATGATCTCGCCGCTGTCGGCCGGCGGCGGCTTCACCCGCACCGGCATCTGCACCATCGTCGACATGGACTCGATCGAGATCGAGGTTGACGTCAACGAAGCCTCGATCGGCCGCTTGCATGCCGGCACCCGCGTCGAAGCCGTGCTCGATGCCTATCCGGACTGGCGCATCCCGGGCGCCGTCATCGCCATCGTGCCAACCGCCAATCGCGAGAAGGCGACCGTCAAGGTCCGTGTCGGCATGGATGTGAAGGACAGGCGCGTTCTGCCGGACATGGCGATCAAGGTGACATTCGTGGAAGACGGCGCGCCTGCCACGGCGCGCTCCGATCCCCCTTAA
- a CDS encoding ureidoglycolate lyase: MATLSIEPLTKQAFAPFGEVIETDGVIPLSINQGFAKRFNDLASIDVTAEGGQTNISWFAASLRPAPIAIRLMERHPLGSQLFMPLNGAEWLVVVCTDPRNAASYRAFAATGHQGVNYARNCWHHPLLVLKDASAFLVVDRKGGGNNLEEYWLDETMQLDLMPERHEA; the protein is encoded by the coding sequence ATGGCGACACTTTCGATTGAGCCCCTGACCAAGCAGGCGTTCGCGCCGTTCGGCGAGGTCATCGAAACGGACGGGGTGATCCCCCTGTCGATCAACCAGGGTTTTGCGAAGCGCTTCAACGATCTCGCCAGCATCGACGTTACCGCGGAAGGCGGACAGACCAACATCAGCTGGTTTGCCGCATCGCTGCGTCCTGCGCCGATTGCGATCCGCCTGATGGAGCGTCATCCGCTCGGAAGCCAGCTGTTCATGCCGCTTAACGGCGCGGAGTGGCTGGTCGTTGTTTGCACCGACCCACGCAATGCCGCGAGCTATCGGGCGTTCGCGGCGACGGGGCACCAGGGCGTGAACTATGCGCGCAACTGCTGGCACCATCCTCTGCTGGTGCTCAAGGACGCAAGCGCGTTCCTCGTCGTCGACCGCAAGGGCGGTGGCAACAATCTGGAAGAATATTGGCTGGACGAGACCATGCAGCTCGATCTGATGCCCGAACGACACGAGGCCTGA